Below is a genomic region from Cellulomonas sp. P24.
CTGGAACCGGGAGCGCATCTGGCCGAAGGTCTACGTGCGCGAGGAGGAGGGCGCACTGTCGCTGTACAGCGAGGTGTCGGTCGACCTGGAACGAGGCGCGACGGACGCTCAGATCGGGCAGGCCATCGCGTGCGGGCTCGGCACCGGCGTCAAGATGTTCGACGCACTGCTCGGGCTCCTGCCCCCGGGACCCTCGACGACAGCCCCGACTGACCGACGGTCAGCTTCGCCGGCCGGGCATGCCCAAGGTGATCGTGCCGCCGACGGCCCCGTGCTCGTGGACGTCCCCGCCAAGCCGAGCCTGCTCGCGCGCCTCCCAGGCATCACCCGCACGTGTGCGCCGGACGGTGTACAGCCCACCCTGCACCGGGGAGTCCGCCACCAGGTAGTGCGGCGCACCGTGCGTGACCTCGACCGTCACGAGGTCGCCGGGTCGCGGCGCACCGAGGTCGGAGCGGCCCGTACGGTCGGGACCGGCTGTGCCCTCGGTGAGGGCACCGGGACGGACATCGGCCGGTAGAGCGACGTGCACCAGGCGGTTGTCCGCGGCACGCCCCGAGACGCGCTGCGACGCCCCGTCCTTGCGGCCCTCACCCTCGGCGATCAGCACCTCGACGGTCCGGCCGACCTGCGCGGCGTTCTCCTCGAGGGCGATCCGGTCCTGCAGGGCGACCAGCCGCTCGTAGCGCTCCTGGACGACCGCCTTCGACACCTGATCCGGGAGGTCGGCAGCGGGGGTCCCCGGCCGCGGTGAGTACTGGAACGTGAAGGCCGAGGAGAAGCGCGCCTGCTCGACGACCCGCAGCGTCGCGGCGAAGTCCTCCTCGGTCTCTCCGGGGAAGCCGACGATGATGTCGGTCGTGATGGCGGCCTCGGGCATCGCGGCGCGGACCCGGTCCAGGATGCCCAGGAACTTGTCGGAGCGATACGAGCGCCGCATCGCCCGGAGCACCCGGTCCGAGCCCGACTGGAGCGGCATGTGCAGCTGGGGCATGACCGTCGGGGTCTCCGCCATCGCCGCGATGACGTCGTCGGTGAACGCAGCCGGGTGCGGCGACGTGAACCGCACCCGCTCGATCCCGTCGACCGCTCCGGTGGCGCGCAAGAGCTTGGCGAAGGCCGCGCGGTCCCCGAACTCGACCCCGTAGGAGTTGACGTTCTGCCCGAGCAACGTGACCTCGATCGCACCCTGCTCGGCGAGCGCCGCGACCTCGGCGAGGATGGCGCCAGGCCGCCGGTCGCGTTCCTTGCCCCGCAGGCTGGGGACGATGCAGAACGTGCAGGTGTTGTTGCACCCGACGCTGATGGAGACCCAGCCCGCGTACACGGACTCGCGTCGGGTGGGGAGCGTGGAGGGGAACACCTGGAGCGACTCGGCGATCTCCACCTCGGCGCGCGCATTGTGCCGTGCGCGTTCGAGGAGCACCGGAAGGGCATCGAGGTTGTGCGTACCGAAGACCACGTCGACCCACGGGGCGCGGTCGACGATCCCGGCCCGGTCCTTCTGCGCGAGGCAGCCGCCGACGGCGATCTGGGTGCCGGGGCGCGCGCGCTTGAGGCTCGCGAGCTGCCCGAGGTTCCCGTACAGCCGGTCCGACGCGTTCTCCCGCACCGCGCACGTGTTGATGACGATGACGTCGGCGACGCCCTCGGTCGCCTCCGCACCTGTCGCCGGGACGTAGCCGGCGGCGTCCAGGAGCCCGGCCATGTGCTCGGAGTCGTGGACGTTCATCTGGCACCCGAGCGTGCGCACCAGATACGTGCGTGGGCCCGCGGCGGTCGCAGCGCCCGTCTCGGGGGCGGCGGTCAGCGGGATCGGTGTGCGGGGGGTGGCGGTCGTCGACATCACCTCAAGGGTACGGTGACCCGCGCCACGGCTCGCACACGACGATCGTGACAGGGACCGGTCGGCGAGGAGCCCGACCCGCGCGGTCAGCCTGCCGTCGCCGAGGCACGGATCTCCCGGACGACGGTCACCTTGATCTCGCCGGGGTAGGTGAGATCGGCCTCGATGTGCCGGGCGATCGCCACCGCGAGACCGGGAAGGTCGACGTCCCCGACCTCGCTGGGCTCGACGACGACCCTGACCTCGCGGCCCGCCGACATCGCGAGCGCACGTCGAACACCCGGGTGCGCCACGACCAGCTGCTCGAGACGGTCCACCCGCTCGATGTACTGGTCGAGCTCCTCACGACGCGCACCGGGCCGTGCGGCCGACGCCGCGTCTGCGGCCTGGACGAGAATGGCCTCGACGGTCTCGGGGGGCACCTCGTCATGGTGGGCGGCGATCGCGTTGACCACCGACGCGCTCTCGCCGGCCCGACGAGCCAGCTCGGCACCGATCAGTGCGTGCGTGCCCTCGATCTCCGCGGGACGCGCCTTGCCGATGTCGTGCAGGAACGCTGCGCGACGCGCCAGACCGACGTCCGCGCCGATCTCCGCCGCGACCACTGCGGCGATCTGTGCGCACTCGACGAGGTGGTTGAGCACGTTCTGCCCGTACGAGGTCCGTAGCCGCAGCCGTCCCAGCGTCGTGATGAGGTCCGGGTGCAGATCACCGACGCCGGCGCGTTCGGCGGCGACGTGACCGGCAGCCACGGTGCGGTCCTCCGCGCCGGCGAGCGCGTCGGCGTACGCGGCTTCGATGCGCTGCGGGTTGATGCGCCCGTCGGCGATCAGGGCCTCGAGCGCCACCTGGGCGACCTCGCGCCGCTCAGGGTCGAAGCTGGAGAGCGTGACCGAGTCCAGGGACTCGTCCACCAGGACGTTGACGCCGGTCAGCGCCTCGAACGCCCGGATGTTGCGCCCCTCCTTGCCGATGATGCGCCCCTTCATCTCCTCGGAGGGCAGAGAGAGCACCGACACGACCGACTGGGCACTCGTCGGTCCTGCTACACGCTGGACCGCCGTGCTGAGGATCCGCCGCGCGCGCGCCTCGGCGGTGCGGCGCGCCTTGACCTCGGTGCGACGGACGAGCGAGGCACCGTCGTTGGCGACCTGGTCCTTGAGCCGGCTCATGAGCGTCGCGCGCGCCTCGTCGGCGCTCAGCCCGCTGATCGACTCCAGGGTCTCGAGGGTGGAGCGCTCGGCTGCGGTGATCCGCTCCGCGAGGTTCACCTCGGCGGCATGCAGAGCCTCGGCGCGCACCTCGAGCGCATGAGCCCGGTCGACCGCCTCGGTCTCCGCGGCCCGAACCGCACGCTCGCGCACGACGACCTCGTCCACGCGACGCCGCGCGTCTGCGAGCAACGAGCGTGCCTCGTCCTTGATCTCGGCGACATCGGACTCAGCACGCGCACGCTGCTCGGCGGCCTCTCGCCGAGCGATGCTCACCAGGATGAGCGCCACCAGGCAGACCAGGAGCAACGCCACGACGACGCCGTACTCACTCGGGACCACGGCGACCTCCGACATCGGGGAACGGACTGCCCGCCATTCTTCCGGAAAGTCGGGCGACTGGTGACCTCACGTGCGTGGGCGCGCGGTGGCGACCTGCGTCGACACCGCCGGGGCAGGGGTCAGACGTCCTCGGCGGGATCGTCGCCCCGGCCGAAGGTCACGAGCGGGTCGTCCGGGTCGGTGTCCCCCTCGCTCGCGAGGTGCTCACGCACGAGCTCCATCACCATCCCGGACGGGTAGCCCTTGCGGCCGAGTGTCGCAAGGGTTCGTCGCATGCGGACCTGCGGGTCGAGACCGCGCGTGGCCGCCAGCTTGCGCGCCACCAGTCTCCGTGCGGTGGCATGCTCCGACTCCGAGTCGAGCTCGGCGAGCGCCGCCTCGGCGTGCTCTGCCGAGATCCCCTTCCGACGAAGCTCCTCGCCGAGCGCCCTCCGCGCGAGCCCGCGGTCACCGTGGCGGGACCTGACGAGCATGCGAGCGAACTCGGCATCGTCGACGAGCCCGACCTCGGTGAACCGGTCCAGGACGGCCGAGGCGACCTCCTCGGGCACCTCTCGCCGGGCCATGGCCTCGGCGAGCTGGGCCCTGCTCCGGGGTGCGCTCGTCAGGAGCCGAAGGGCGATCGCGCGTGCGACAGACTCCGGTTCCGGCTCGCGATCCTGCGCGGCCGACCCTGCCGACGGGGGTTCCGATGCCCGGCCGCTCACCTCAGCACCTCACGACTCGCTCGCGATCCGACCGGCCGCACGCGGACCTCACGACGCCGCGCGCGGCCGTCCGGCTCAGAAGTCGACCCCCGGCCCCGGCCCCGCCGGCGCGTCGAGCGTGGCACCGACGCCGAGCTTCTCCTTGATCTTCTTCTCGATCTCGTTCGCCAGGTCCGGGTTGTCCCGCAAGAACCCACGAGCGTTCTCCTTGCCCTGACCGAGCTGGTCGCCCTCGTACGTGTACCAGGCGCCTGACTTGCGGATGAACCCGTGCTCCACGCCCATGTCGATGAGCCCACCCTCGCGCGAGATCCCGACCCCGTAGAGGATGTCGAACTCGGCCTGCTTGAACGGCGGCGCCATCTTGTTCTTCACGACCTTGACGCGCGTCCGGTTCCCGACCGCCTCGGTGCCCTCCTTGAGGGTCTCGATCCGCCGGATGTCGAGGCGGATCGACGCGTAGAACTTCAGCGCCTTGCCCCCGGTCGTCGTCTCGGGGCTGCCGAAGAAGACCCCGATCTTCTCGCGGAGCTGGTTGATGAAGATCGCCGTGGTCCCCGACGAGTTCAGCGCACCGGTGATCTTGCGCAGCGCCTGCGACATCAGCCGCGCCTGCAGCCCGACGTGGCTGTCGCCCATCTCTCCCTCGATCTCGGCCTTCGGCACGAGAGCGGCGACCGAGTCGACCACCACGATGTCGATCGCGCCGGACCGGATCAGCATGTCCATGATCTCCAGCGCCTGCTCACCGGTGTCCGGCTGGGAGACGAGCAGGGCATCGGTGTCGACGCCGAGCTTCTTCGCGTACTCCGGGTCGAGCGCGTGCTCGGCGTCGATGAAGGCCGCGATGCCACCCGCGCGCTGCGCGCTGGCCACGGCGTGCAGGGCGAGCGTCGTCTTCCCGGACGACTCCGGCCCGTAGATCTCGACGACACGTCCGCGCGGGAGCCCGCCGATGCCGAGCGCCACGTCCAGCGCGATCGATCCGGTGGGGATGACCTCGACGGGGGCCCGGCCCTCGTCACCGAGGCGCATGATCGATCCCTTGCCGAACTGACGGTCGATCTGTCCGAGCGCGGCCTCGAGTGCCTTCGCGCGGTCCTGGGGAGCTGCCATGTCGTACCTCGTCTTCTCGAGCAGCCGGGGGCTGCGCCTGCTGGGGCTGGCCTGTTCTCGCGGTGACGCTATGTCCGACCACCGACACCCGCCGCGCGTCCGCTCCCACCTGTGGAGCCCGAACGCCCTGCGGTCACCTTGTGGACAACAGTAGACGAACACCTGTTCGAAGACACCCGACACGCCGGGACCCGGACCGCGTCGCTCCCGCAGGTCCGTCAGCCGGCTCGCGGCGCGTCGACGACGAGCCCGGCCCCGAGGTCGACCTGCTCGCCGGGCTGCAGGACCACCGGCCGGCACGCCGGCGCATGATGGGCGAGAGCAGCCGCGAACGCCGGCCCCGCCCGGTCCATCCAGCCCGGCGGCAGCCGACGTGACGCCGGCGCGTGCAGCGTCCCCCAGTGCACCGGCACCGCGAGACGCGCACCGACGACCCGGCACGCCTCCGCCGCCTGCACCGGGTCCATGTGCCCGCCCGAGAGCCGCGGGCCCCATCCGCCGACAGGGACCACCGCGACGTCGATCGTCCCCTCGGCGAGCTCCGCCAGATCCGCCATGGCGGCGAACGGCTCGGTGTCGCCCGCCACCCAGATCGTCACCGGGCCGCTCCGCACCAGGTGACCGTTGGTCGCGTTCGGCCGGTGGGGCATCGGGCGGTGCCCGTGCACCGCCGGGACGAGGCGCACCGACACGTGCCCGGTGCGGAACCACACGTCCTCGTGCAACCCGAGTGCGGTCGGGTGGCCCCGCCCGCGCAACCAGGCGGCGTTCGCCGGGGCGGTGATCACCGGCG
It encodes:
- the miaB gene encoding tRNA (N6-isopentenyl adenosine(37)-C2)-methylthiotransferase MiaB produces the protein MSTTATPRTPIPLTAAPETGAATAAGPRTYLVRTLGCQMNVHDSEHMAGLLDAAGYVPATGAEATEGVADVIVINTCAVRENASDRLYGNLGQLASLKRARPGTQIAVGGCLAQKDRAGIVDRAPWVDVVFGTHNLDALPVLLERARHNARAEVEIAESLQVFPSTLPTRRESVYAGWVSISVGCNNTCTFCIVPSLRGKERDRRPGAILAEVAALAEQGAIEVTLLGQNVNSYGVEFGDRAAFAKLLRATGAVDGIERVRFTSPHPAAFTDDVIAAMAETPTVMPQLHMPLQSGSDRVLRAMRRSYRSDKFLGILDRVRAAMPEAAITTDIIVGFPGETEEDFAATLRVVEQARFSSAFTFQYSPRPGTPAADLPDQVSKAVVQERYERLVALQDRIALEENAAQVGRTVEVLIAEGEGRKDGASQRVSGRAADNRLVHVALPADVRPGALTEGTAGPDRTGRSDLGAPRPGDLVTVEVTHGAPHYLVADSPVQGGLYTVRRTRAGDAWEAREQARLGGDVHEHGAVGGTITLGMPGRRS
- the rny gene encoding ribonuclease Y gives rise to the protein MVPSEYGVVVALLLVCLVALILVSIARREAAEQRARAESDVAEIKDEARSLLADARRRVDEVVVRERAVRAAETEAVDRAHALEVRAEALHAAEVNLAERITAAERSTLETLESISGLSADEARATLMSRLKDQVANDGASLVRRTEVKARRTAEARARRILSTAVQRVAGPTSAQSVVSVLSLPSEEMKGRIIGKEGRNIRAFEALTGVNVLVDESLDSVTLSSFDPERREVAQVALEALIADGRINPQRIEAAYADALAGAEDRTVAAGHVAAERAGVGDLHPDLITTLGRLRLRTSYGQNVLNHLVECAQIAAVVAAEIGADVGLARRAAFLHDIGKARPAEIEGTHALIGAELARRAGESASVVNAIAAHHDEVPPETVEAILVQAADAASAARPGARREELDQYIERVDRLEQLVVAHPGVRRALAMSAGREVRVVVEPSEVGDVDLPGLAVAIARHIEADLTYPGEIKVTVVREIRASATAG
- a CDS encoding regulatory protein RecX encodes the protein MSGRASEPPSAGSAAQDREPEPESVARAIALRLLTSAPRSRAQLAEAMARREVPEEVASAVLDRFTEVGLVDDAEFARMLVRSRHGDRGLARRALGEELRRKGISAEHAEAALAELDSESEHATARRLVARKLAATRGLDPQVRMRRTLATLGRKGYPSGMVMELVREHLASEGDTDPDDPLVTFGRGDDPAEDV
- the recA gene encoding recombinase RecA, with the protein product MAAPQDRAKALEAALGQIDRQFGKGSIMRLGDEGRAPVEVIPTGSIALDVALGIGGLPRGRVVEIYGPESSGKTTLALHAVASAQRAGGIAAFIDAEHALDPEYAKKLGVDTDALLVSQPDTGEQALEIMDMLIRSGAIDIVVVDSVAALVPKAEIEGEMGDSHVGLQARLMSQALRKITGALNSSGTTAIFINQLREKIGVFFGSPETTTGGKALKFYASIRLDIRRIETLKEGTEAVGNRTRVKVVKNKMAPPFKQAEFDILYGVGISREGGLIDMGVEHGFIRKSGAWYTYEGDQLGQGKENARGFLRDNPDLANEIEKKIKEKLGVGATLDAPAGPGPGVDF
- a CDS encoding MBL fold metallo-hydrolase, with product MTTMLRWLGHATTVLDLDGTRVVTDPLLGRHAGLLRRRGDQPRDADWRDPDLVLLSHLHHDHAELGSLRRLGAAPVITAPANAAWLRGRGHPTALGLHEDVWFRTGHVSVRLVPAVHGHRPMPHRPNATNGHLVRSGPVTIWVAGDTEPFAAMADLAELAEGTIDVAVVPVGGWGPRLSGGHMDPVQAAEACRVVGARLAVPVHWGTLHAPASRRLPPGWMDRAGPAFAAALAHHAPACRPVVLQPGEQVDLGAGLVVDAPRAG